A stretch of the Myxococcus guangdongensis genome encodes the following:
- a CDS encoding reverse transcriptase family protein, which yields MSWFDSTLGWFKGLFTPKPVTRDVSRLDASARDASGRAADRVRETVATSGPLKPGHRREIIRDARLLPKGKRVYKPGRERLLTRGEARRFFSTTFRTRNRDVRDLLTDEAQLTRYGLPVWRTEEDIAAALELTVGQLRHYATHRVRERVSHYVTFSVPKRSGGTRRLHAPKRKLKALQRRLLTLLVAKLPQSEHAHGFVSGRSIKTGAAPHVGRRVVLKLDVKDFFPSVTVGRVRGLLLALGYGYPVAATLSVLMTEAERQPVEVEGSVFHVPVGPRACVQGAPTSPGLCNAVVMRLDRRLAGLAKRYGYTYTRYADDLTFSGDDVGALEKVRALAARYVKDEGFEVNAAKTRVQRKGGRQRVTGVTVNAGLGLSREERRKLRAMIHQEDGGDAKQRARIDGMLAYVKMLNPEHAARLARRRKPRG from the coding sequence ATGAGCTGGTTCGACTCGACGCTGGGTTGGTTCAAGGGGCTCTTCACCCCCAAGCCGGTGACGCGAGACGTCTCGCGGCTCGACGCCTCCGCGCGTGATGCGAGCGGCCGCGCGGCGGACAGGGTGCGGGAGACCGTGGCCACCTCGGGCCCGCTGAAGCCCGGACACCGGCGCGAAATCATCCGGGACGCGCGGCTCTTGCCCAAGGGCAAGCGCGTCTACAAGCCGGGACGCGAGCGGCTGTTGACGCGAGGCGAGGCCAGGCGCTTCTTCTCCACGACGTTCCGCACGCGCAACCGCGACGTGCGCGACCTGCTGACGGACGAGGCGCAGCTGACGCGCTACGGGCTGCCGGTATGGCGGACGGAGGAGGACATCGCGGCGGCGCTGGAGCTCACCGTGGGCCAGCTCCGGCATTACGCGACGCACCGGGTCCGGGAGCGGGTGTCACACTACGTGACGTTCTCGGTGCCGAAGCGCTCGGGAGGCACGCGGCGGCTCCATGCGCCCAAGCGCAAGCTCAAGGCCTTGCAGCGCCGGCTCCTGACGTTGCTGGTGGCGAAGCTGCCCCAGAGCGAGCACGCGCACGGCTTCGTGTCGGGGCGCTCCATCAAGACGGGCGCCGCGCCGCACGTGGGGCGCCGGGTGGTGTTGAAGCTGGACGTGAAGGACTTCTTCCCCTCCGTCACGGTGGGGCGGGTGCGCGGGCTGTTGCTCGCGTTGGGGTATGGCTATCCGGTGGCGGCGACGCTGTCGGTGTTGATGACGGAGGCGGAGCGACAACCGGTGGAGGTGGAGGGGTCGGTGTTCCACGTGCCAGTGGGGCCGCGAGCGTGCGTGCAGGGCGCGCCGACGAGCCCCGGGCTGTGCAACGCGGTGGTGATGCGCCTGGACCGGAGGCTCGCGGGGCTGGCGAAGCGGTATGGATACACATACACGCGCTACGCGGATGACCTGACGTTCTCCGGGGATGACGTGGGGGCGCTGGAGAAGGTGCGAGCGCTCGCCGCGAGGTACGTGAAGGACGAGGGCTTCGAGGTGAACGCCGCGAAGACGCGGGTGCAGCGGAAGGGGGGACGGCAGCGCGTCACGGGCGTGACGGTGAACGCGGGGCTCGGGCTGTCGCGCGAGGAGCGGCGGAAGCTGCGGGCGATGATTCACCAGGAGGACGGTGGGGACGCGAAGCAGCGCGCGCGCATCGACGGGATGCTGGCGTACGTGAAGATGTTGAATCCGGAGCACGCAGCTCGTCTCGCGAGGCGACGCAAGCCGCGAGGGTGA
- a CDS encoding BP74-related protein, giving the protein MANAARFAFTQPSSPGVEFIIELTDENTIAHARKILSGEERNEVHVHGRIIKRTQPYNPKFSFHLDPSTIRFFQMAIEVCDANMVYVEDHLDEAGGAFLPGGHWCPWDSRLAREVK; this is encoded by the coding sequence ATGGCCAACGCCGCCCGCTTCGCCTTCACGCAGCCGAGCTCCCCCGGTGTCGAGTTCATCATCGAGCTGACGGACGAGAACACGATTGCCCACGCCCGGAAGATTCTCTCCGGCGAGGAGCGGAACGAGGTTCACGTGCATGGGCGCATCATCAAGCGGACCCAGCCGTACAACCCCAAGTTCTCGTTCCACCTGGACCCGTCGACCATCCGCTTCTTCCAGATGGCCATCGAGGTCTGCGACGCGAACATGGTGTACGTGGAGGACCACCTGGACGAGGCGGGAGGCGCGTTCCTTCCCGGCGGCCACTGGTGCCCGTGGGACTCGAGGCTCGCGCGCGAGGTGA